The Bordetella sp. FB-8 genome includes a window with the following:
- a CDS encoding lipocalin family protein has product MKGALPLHRLAALVLGCAALTGCSSNPPMPAVNNVDLPRFMGDWYVIADIPAWPERNACNEVESYAMRPDGRVQTTLRFRDGSCEGKLKTMHPVGTVIPQTGNARWNMQFIWPFQAEYVIAYLDGDYRSTIIARSKRDYVWIMARTPQLPQAEYGKLVSQVRKLGYDPSLLREVPQHWPEASR; this is encoded by the coding sequence ATGAAAGGCGCACTCCCCCTTCACAGACTCGCGGCGCTGGTTCTGGGATGCGCCGCGTTGACCGGGTGCTCCTCCAACCCGCCGATGCCGGCCGTAAACAACGTGGATCTGCCGCGTTTCATGGGAGACTGGTATGTGATCGCGGACATTCCCGCCTGGCCCGAGCGCAATGCATGCAACGAAGTGGAATCGTATGCAATGCGCCCGGACGGCAGGGTCCAGACCACGCTGCGGTTTCGCGACGGCAGCTGCGAGGGCAAGCTCAAGACCATGCACCCTGTGGGCACCGTGATCCCGCAGACGGGCAATGCCAGATGGAATATGCAATTCATTTGGCCGTTCCAGGCCGAATACGTCATCGCCTATCTGGACGGCGACTACCGCAGCACCATCATCGCTCGGTCCAAGCGCGACTACGTGTGGATCATGGCCAGGACGCCGCAGCTGCCGCAGGCCGAATATGGCAAGCTGGTCTCACAGGTGCGCAAGCTGGGCTACGATCCCAGCCTGCTGCGCGAGGTACCACAGCACTGGCCCGAAGCGTCCCGATAG
- a CDS encoding DUF1295 domain-containing protein, with amino-acid sequence MTAWQQLGLLAILTWAAMSAAWAWQRLKHNIGIVDIVWSACLGLGALLIAATGTGAATPRALLAILGGIWSLRLAWHLWLRLDEGEDGRYGALRARWEGHQGKIYGLFAFQAGLVVLFAIPFTAVAANPVTPAMPWLIVAIAIWIVSVMGEALADRQLASFRRDPRNKGRACRNGLWRYSRHPNYFFEWCHWFAYAALAAGSPIQAASWLGPVTMYIFLRWISGIPYTEMQALRTRGDDYRQYQRTTARFFPWFPHSDDSERGQ; translated from the coding sequence ATGACCGCATGGCAGCAACTGGGTTTGCTGGCGATCCTGACCTGGGCGGCGATGTCCGCTGCCTGGGCCTGGCAACGCCTGAAACACAACATCGGCATCGTCGACATCGTATGGTCGGCATGCCTGGGATTGGGAGCGCTGCTGATCGCGGCGACAGGAACCGGCGCTGCCACGCCGCGCGCACTGCTTGCCATCCTGGGCGGCATCTGGTCGCTGAGGCTGGCATGGCATCTTTGGCTACGCCTGGACGAAGGCGAAGACGGACGCTACGGGGCCTTGCGCGCCCGCTGGGAAGGGCACCAGGGAAAAATCTACGGTCTGTTCGCCTTTCAAGCCGGCCTGGTGGTGCTGTTCGCCATTCCCTTTACCGCCGTGGCGGCCAATCCCGTCACCCCGGCAATGCCCTGGCTCATTGTCGCGATAGCGATCTGGATCGTCTCGGTAATGGGCGAAGCGCTCGCCGACAGGCAGCTGGCAAGCTTTCGCCGCGACCCGCGCAACAAGGGCCGCGCCTGCCGGAATGGGTTGTGGCGCTACAGCCGGCATCCGAATTATTTCTTCGAATGGTGCCACTGGTTCGCCTATGCCGCGCTGGCCGCCGGGTCGCCCATTCAAGCGGCCAGCTGGCTCGGTCCGGTGACGATGTACATCTTCCTGCGCTGGATCAGCGGCATTCCCTACACCGAAATGCAGGCGCTGCGCACCCGGGGGGACGATTACCGCCAATACCAGCGTACGACCGCACGTTTCTTTCCCTGGTTCCCCCACTCCGACGACTCAGAACGAGGCCAATGA
- a CDS encoding LysR family transcriptional regulator, translating into METRHLRHFLAVIDHGSVSRAAAWLGMAQPALSQSLTRMEQELGVKLFDRSRRGAQPTPAALSILEDVRVSVTRIDAAAQRARDIARGSAGRLTIGLVSSALFDMLPRALRALRRTAPGVQVVLREMSNAEQAEALAAGAIDIGLMHTPVAVAGRMRERLLLRDRLVAAVPSDFEVDDDGCITLARIAEAGLVLYPRSQLPVLYAGILDALRKAGLEPVVSQEANRTLTVLACVAAGCGVALLPSWIRSLDFRGVRFCEVRDGKDLPNFNLSAIWPARSVPTLADLFAGLDLDGTQELAPWDAENHRRPAMAFNQAN; encoded by the coding sequence ATGGAAACCAGACACTTACGGCATTTCCTGGCGGTGATCGACCATGGCAGCGTCAGCCGCGCGGCGGCCTGGCTGGGCATGGCCCAGCCCGCGCTCAGCCAGTCCCTGACCCGCATGGAACAGGAGCTGGGCGTGAAACTGTTCGATCGCTCGCGCCGAGGCGCGCAGCCTACGCCGGCGGCCCTGTCCATACTGGAGGATGTGCGCGTCAGCGTGACCCGCATCGATGCCGCCGCCCAGCGGGCCCGCGACATCGCGCGCGGCAGCGCCGGGCGCCTGACCATAGGCCTGGTGTCCTCGGCTTTATTCGATATGCTGCCGCGCGCCCTGCGAGCACTGCGCCGCACAGCGCCGGGCGTGCAAGTGGTGTTGCGCGAGATGAGCAATGCCGAGCAGGCCGAGGCCCTGGCCGCCGGCGCCATCGACATCGGCCTGATGCACACGCCGGTGGCCGTGGCCGGCCGCATGCGCGAACGCCTGCTGCTGCGCGACCGGCTGGTGGCGGCGGTGCCGAGCGATTTCGAGGTCGATGACGACGGCTGCATAACGCTGGCGCGGATCGCCGAGGCGGGCTTGGTGCTTTATCCGCGCAGCCAGCTACCGGTGCTGTATGCCGGCATTCTCGACGCCCTGCGCAAGGCAGGCCTGGAGCCCGTGGTGTCGCAAGAGGCCAACCGCACGCTGACCGTCCTGGCCTGCGTTGCCGCAGGCTGCGGGGTGGCCTTGTTGCCCAGCTGGATACGCTCGCTGGATTTTCGCGGAGTGCGCTTTTGCGAGGTGCGAGACGGCAAAGACCTGCCCAATTTCAATCTGAGCGCGATCTGGCCCGCCCGGTCAGTACCTACCCTGGCCGACCTGTTCGCCGGTCTGGACCTGGACGGCACTCAGGAGCTGGCACCTTGGGATGCAGAAAATCATAGGCGTCCAGCTATGGCATTTAATCAGGCGAATTAG
- a CDS encoding DUF1365 domain-containing protein: MNRAPSSPDALHSAVYEGRVIHARHGPAPHAFTYRIAQLMLDLDELDHVFRHRWLWSVNRRNLAQWRRSDYFGDSARPLADAIRERVRESAGLDVEGPVRMLTHLRYGGYVFNPVTFYYCYASDGSTLQAIVADITNTPWAQRHSYVLPVATAEHQGSSMRWQFSKNFHVSPFMAMDRGYDWSFTAPDDALRVHMKVMNAGTCEFDADLSMTRHPLNGRTLARVLWRYPLMTTQVIGAIYWQALRLWLKRNPVHKHTRQDTTESGVRK, translated from the coding sequence ATGAACCGTGCCCCGTCGTCACCGGACGCCTTGCACAGTGCGGTCTACGAAGGCCGCGTGATCCATGCGCGCCATGGGCCAGCCCCCCACGCCTTTACGTACCGGATCGCCCAGCTGATGCTCGATCTGGACGAACTGGACCATGTTTTCCGGCACCGCTGGCTGTGGTCGGTGAACCGGCGCAATCTGGCCCAGTGGCGGCGCAGCGATTACTTCGGCGACAGCGCAAGGCCGCTGGCCGACGCGATACGCGAACGCGTGCGCGAGTCTGCCGGCCTAGATGTTGAAGGACCCGTCCGCATGCTGACGCACTTGCGCTATGGCGGATACGTGTTCAACCCGGTGACTTTCTACTACTGCTACGCCAGCGACGGCTCGACACTGCAGGCGATCGTGGCCGATATCACCAATACCCCTTGGGCGCAAAGACACAGTTATGTGCTGCCGGTAGCCACCGCGGAACACCAAGGTTCGTCGATGCGCTGGCAGTTTTCCAAGAACTTCCACGTTTCGCCTTTCATGGCCATGGACCGCGGGTACGACTGGTCCTTTACCGCCCCCGACGATGCGCTGCGGGTACACATGAAAGTGATGAACGCCGGAACGTGCGAATTCGACGCAGACCTGTCCATGACGCGGCATCCGCTGAACGGCAGGACCCTGGCGCGCGTGCTATGGCGCTATCCGCTCATGACGACCCAGGTCATCGGCGCCATTTACTGGCAGGCGCTGCGCCTTTGGCTCAAACGCAATCCCGTACACAAGCACACGAGGCAAGACACAACGGAATCAGGAGTCCGTAAATGA
- a CDS encoding TIGR01777 family oxidoreductase, translated as MKILLTGGTGLIGRALCRRWAGDGHHLIVWSRRPKEVPALCSGARGVARLEEIDDVDTPDAVVNLAGAPIADRPWSAARKKLLWDSRVALTRELVQWLGCLPLPPRVLLSGSAAGWYGDRGEQSIDETDTTGGSPGDFGSRLCAAWEDEARRAQTAHTRVVLLRTASVLAAQGGMLARLRLPFRLGLGGRLGSGRQWLPWIHLDDATGLIDFLLEHEDCRGPYNICAPRSVRNADFTRALAASLRRPACLPVPAWALRLGLGEMSGLLLGGQRLLARRADEAGYRFQFPDLDAALRDLAGRSLHPPCA; from the coding sequence ATGAAAATTTTGCTCACCGGCGGCACGGGCCTGATCGGGCGCGCGCTGTGCCGCCGCTGGGCCGGCGATGGCCACCACCTGATCGTCTGGAGCCGGCGGCCGAAAGAGGTGCCGGCGCTATGCAGCGGCGCGCGAGGCGTCGCGAGGCTCGAGGAGATCGATGATGTCGACACGCCCGACGCCGTTGTGAACCTGGCCGGCGCGCCGATCGCCGACCGGCCATGGAGCGCCGCCCGCAAGAAGCTGCTGTGGGATAGCCGCGTCGCCCTGACGCGGGAATTGGTGCAATGGCTCGGCTGCCTGCCGCTGCCGCCTCGGGTTCTGCTATCCGGCTCGGCAGCCGGCTGGTACGGCGACAGGGGCGAGCAGTCGATCGACGAGACCGACACGACGGGGGGCAGTCCCGGCGATTTCGGCAGCCGCCTTTGCGCTGCCTGGGAAGACGAGGCTCGGCGGGCCCAGACCGCCCACACGCGGGTGGTGCTGCTGCGCACGGCGTCGGTGCTGGCCGCCCAAGGCGGCATGCTCGCGCGTCTGCGCCTGCCTTTCCGGCTCGGTCTGGGTGGACGGCTGGGAAGCGGCCGGCAATGGCTACCCTGGATACATCTGGACGATGCGACGGGCTTGATCGACTTCCTGCTCGAACACGAGGATTGCCGCGGCCCCTACAACATCTGCGCGCCACGGTCGGTGCGCAACGCCGATTTCACGCGCGCCCTGGCGGCCTCATTGCGCCGCCCCGCGTGCCTGCCCGTGCCCGCCTGGGCGCTGCGCCTGGGCCTGGGTGAAATGTCGGGGCTTCTGCTCGGTGGCCAGCGCCTGCTGGCGCGCCGTGCCGACGAGGCGGGATACCGCTTTCAATTCCCGGACCTGGATGCGGCCTTGCGCGATCTGGCCGGACGGTCGCTGCACCCCCCTTGTGCATAG
- a CDS encoding cyclopropane-fatty-acyl-phospholipid synthase family protein, with amino-acid sequence MTQASLHKNLDAYASTRSDARFASWLDQLLRRQVLKNLADLQAGCLIIDDPLARTELGVRSADAPDLCIHVVVHNLVFYRQLALGGSVGAGESYGDGIWECDDLVGLVRLLVRNRDRLDQMESGLARYSGLAMRCWHALRRNTRAGSRRNIAEHYDLGNDFFRLFLSDDLMYSSAMWDGPRDTLEQASTRKLDTICRKLDLQPQDTVVEIGSGWGGFALHAAGHYGCRVVTTTISKEQHALATARIAAAGLQDKVQVLCQDYRDLQGQYDKLVSIEMVEAIGAPYLENYFAKIGELLKPDGLALVQAITIEDHRYRQALRSVDFIKRHIFPGSFIPSVQSMLSAKTQASDMALVHQEDFGISYAHTLQAWRERFLVRLDAVLAQGFDHRFARMWEFYLAYCEGGFRERSIGVSHLLFARPGAQPAASGWAARKAESTA; translated from the coding sequence ATGACGCAGGCAAGTCTTCACAAGAACCTGGACGCCTATGCGTCCACGCGCAGCGATGCCCGCTTCGCAAGCTGGCTGGATCAGTTGCTGCGCCGCCAGGTCCTGAAAAACCTGGCTGATCTTCAGGCCGGCTGCTTGATCATCGACGATCCGCTGGCGCGCACTGAATTGGGCGTGCGCAGCGCCGACGCCCCCGACCTATGCATCCATGTCGTGGTCCACAACCTCGTGTTCTACCGCCAGCTGGCGCTGGGCGGCAGCGTCGGCGCCGGCGAGTCCTACGGCGACGGCATCTGGGAATGCGACGATCTCGTGGGGCTGGTGCGCCTGCTCGTACGCAACCGTGACCGGCTCGATCAAATGGAATCCGGACTGGCACGCTACAGCGGCCTGGCCATGCGTTGCTGGCACGCCTTGCGACGCAACACGCGCGCCGGCAGCCGCCGCAATATCGCGGAGCACTACGATCTGGGCAACGATTTCTTCCGTCTTTTTCTCTCCGACGACCTGATGTACTCGTCGGCCATGTGGGACGGTCCGCGCGATACGCTGGAACAAGCATCGACACGCAAGCTGGACACCATCTGCCGCAAGCTGGATCTACAACCCCAGGACACGGTGGTGGAGATCGGCAGCGGCTGGGGCGGCTTCGCCCTGCATGCCGCCGGCCACTATGGCTGCCGGGTGGTCACCACCACGATTTCGAAGGAGCAGCATGCGCTGGCAACAGCGCGCATTGCGGCGGCTGGTTTACAGGACAAAGTGCAGGTCCTGTGCCAGGACTACCGTGATCTGCAGGGGCAGTACGACAAGCTGGTCTCCATCGAGATGGTCGAGGCCATCGGCGCCCCATATCTGGAGAACTATTTCGCAAAAATCGGCGAGCTGCTCAAACCGGATGGGCTGGCGCTGGTGCAGGCCATCACCATCGAGGACCATCGCTACCGGCAGGCGCTGCGTTCGGTCGATTTCATCAAGCGCCACATCTTCCCGGGCAGCTTCATTCCCTCGGTGCAGAGCATGCTGTCGGCCAAAACCCAGGCTTCGGACATGGCCCTGGTGCACCAGGAAGATTTCGGCATTTCCTACGCACATACTTTGCAAGCCTGGCGCGAGCGCTTCCTGGTTCGACTGGACGCTGTGCTCGCCCAGGGATTCGACCACCGGTTCGCGCGCATGTGGGAGTTCTATCTGGCCTACTGCGAGGGCGGTTTTCGCGAACGGTCGATCGGCGTTTCCCACCTTCTGTTCGCACGTCCCGGCGCACAGCCCGCTGCCAGCGGGTGGGCCGCGCGCAAAGCGGAGTCTACGGCATGA
- a CDS encoding cyclopropane-fatty-acyl-phospholipid synthase family protein, whose product MSTATMMDSPLSADLPAPGLLGLAEKGWLPDALVRHGIRRLCRQRLRQERIGGASDTATRYQDLIQELNRSPLAIHTQQANAQHYELPPEFFHLCLGARLKYSGCYYPTGGETLEEAENAMLALYAERAELQDGQRILELGCGWGSLTLWMAQHFPNARITAVSNSSSQRQFIQARSRDLGLDNIEVITCDVNVLSLTADTYDRCVSVEMFEHMRNYTALMSRIGDWLKPQGKLFVHVFAHRSLMYPFETDGADNWLGRHFFTGGIMPAADTLLWFQQHLRIEARWIVDGTHYQRTANDWLANQDRHRTQVLQTLASVYGSALAPLWFQRWRIFWMACAELFGYDKGQQWLVAHYRFAKHSLLGQAS is encoded by the coding sequence ATGAGCACCGCGACCATGATGGACTCCCCGCTATCCGCCGACCTTCCCGCACCCGGCCTGCTTGGACTTGCAGAGAAGGGATGGCTACCCGACGCGCTGGTGCGCCATGGCATCCGGCGCCTTTGCAGACAGCGCCTGCGCCAAGAACGGATCGGAGGCGCATCCGACACGGCAACCCGCTATCAGGACCTGATCCAGGAACTGAACCGCAGCCCGCTGGCCATCCACACGCAGCAGGCCAATGCGCAGCACTACGAACTGCCGCCCGAGTTCTTCCATCTGTGCCTGGGCGCGCGCCTGAAGTACTCGGGGTGCTACTACCCCACCGGCGGGGAGACGCTGGAAGAGGCGGAAAACGCAATGCTGGCGCTCTACGCCGAGCGCGCCGAGCTGCAGGACGGCCAGCGCATCCTGGAGCTCGGTTGCGGCTGGGGATCGCTGACGCTCTGGATGGCCCAGCATTTCCCGAATGCCCGCATCACGGCGGTCTCGAACTCTTCGTCGCAGCGACAGTTCATCCAGGCCCGTAGCCGAGACCTGGGCCTGGACAATATCGAAGTGATCACCTGCGACGTCAACGTACTGTCCCTGACCGCGGACACCTACGACCGCTGCGTCTCGGTGGAAATGTTCGAGCACATGCGCAACTACACCGCGCTGATGTCGCGCATCGGCGATTGGCTCAAGCCGCAGGGCAAGCTGTTCGTCCACGTATTCGCGCACCGCAGCCTCATGTATCCGTTCGAGACCGACGGCGCCGACAACTGGCTGGGCCGGCATTTCTTCACGGGCGGCATCATGCCGGCCGCCGATACGCTGCTATGGTTCCAGCAGCATCTGCGCATCGAGGCGCGCTGGATCGTCGACGGCACGCACTATCAGCGTACCGCCAACGATTGGCTGGCCAATCAGGACCGGCACCGGACCCAGGTACTGCAGACGCTGGCGAGCGTCTACGGCAGCGCACTGGCGCCGCTGTGGTTCCAGCGCTGGCGCATATTCTGGATGGCCTGCGCCGAACTCTTCGGCTATGACAAGGGCCAGCAGTGGCTGGTCGCTCATTACCGGTTCGCCAAGCACAGCCTTCTGGGACAAGCCTCATGA
- a CDS encoding LysR family transcriptional regulator: MQIAVSVAELGSLQKAAQVLRLSQPAATKAIADLETQLGMPLFERHARGMRPTRAGYEIIPFIRRVIDDTRSCAERAIHHRLGATSTLRIASVGAGISGLLASALGKFNLQYPDIAVEVHEIDVYGVAKLTAEDGADLIICRHPGEIAQGHVFEALLDDTHVLVAPRNHALAGARNITLEQLAGFTWLLPPGGVPARGIFESLWSDAGMAQPHLCTMQTRSPLLTASLVNQLGLIAIVPFTIARPSFESGNLIELGFKGLGGIGPMGALWRSANMAACVAPMLEVLRGGDGSTRLRPV; the protein is encoded by the coding sequence TTGCAGATCGCCGTATCCGTTGCGGAATTAGGCAGCCTGCAAAAAGCCGCGCAGGTGCTGCGTTTATCCCAGCCCGCGGCGACAAAGGCGATAGCCGATCTCGAAACGCAGCTTGGCATGCCGCTGTTCGAACGGCATGCGCGCGGCATGCGTCCAACTCGCGCAGGATACGAAATCATCCCGTTCATCCGGCGGGTCATCGACGACACGCGCAGTTGTGCGGAGCGTGCGATCCACCACCGCCTAGGCGCCACATCGACGCTGCGCATCGCCTCCGTAGGCGCGGGTATCTCGGGACTGCTTGCCAGCGCTCTCGGGAAGTTCAATCTTCAATATCCCGATATTGCCGTGGAGGTGCATGAAATCGACGTCTACGGAGTCGCCAAACTGACGGCCGAAGACGGAGCCGACCTAATCATTTGCCGCCATCCCGGCGAAATCGCGCAGGGCCATGTTTTTGAAGCCCTTCTGGATGACACGCATGTATTGGTGGCGCCCAGAAATCACGCGTTGGCAGGCGCTCGGAACATCACGCTGGAACAACTGGCCGGTTTCACATGGCTATTGCCGCCCGGCGGCGTTCCTGCACGCGGGATTTTCGAATCTCTGTGGTCTGACGCAGGCATGGCACAACCGCATTTATGCACGATGCAGACCCGCTCGCCGTTGCTGACAGCATCCCTGGTCAATCAACTCGGACTGATCGCCATCGTTCCTTTCACCATTGCGCGGCCATCGTTCGAATCCGGCAACCTGATTGAACTTGGCTTCAAAGGATTGGGCGGAATCGGCCCCATGGGAGCGTTGTGGCGTAGCGCCAACATGGCCGCCTGCGTTGCGCCGATGCTTGAAGTGCTGCGCGGCGGCGACGGTTCAACTCGCTTGCGGCCCGTATAA
- a CDS encoding tripartite tricarboxylate transporter substrate binding protein, producing MTLFTRLSSTAVRRCAALALGALALGSGAAHAGYPDHPITLVVTYPPGGTVDAVARIIAPTLSAKLGQPIVVENRGGAGGMIGGSVVAHSKPDGYTLMLDASNYAQNPALHSKMPFDTLADFTPVSLLIRVPNVLVVTPSFDKVHTVADLIKLDKENPDKPISFASAGPGSAQHLAGELFNQLAGTHLQHIAYKGGGPAMIDVMGGQVPVMFASLGSAWPHIKDGTLRAIAVGGTTRSPTMPDLPTIAQSGVPGFASYEWNAVFAPAGTPAPIVNQLSRALAQTLKTPSVAAALTGFGAEIIASSPADLDKFRRAEIKKWQKLAKKAHISLD from the coding sequence ATGACCCTGTTCACCCGATTGAGTTCGACTGCAGTGCGCCGCTGCGCGGCCCTGGCCCTGGGCGCGCTGGCGCTGGGCTCGGGCGCCGCGCACGCCGGCTATCCCGATCATCCCATCACCCTGGTCGTGACCTATCCGCCCGGGGGCACCGTCGACGCGGTCGCGCGCATTATCGCCCCCACGCTGTCGGCCAAGCTGGGCCAGCCCATTGTGGTGGAAAATCGCGGCGGCGCCGGCGGCATGATAGGCGGCTCGGTCGTGGCGCACTCCAAGCCCGACGGTTACACGCTTATGCTGGACGCTTCAAACTATGCGCAGAATCCGGCCCTGCACAGCAAGATGCCCTTCGATACCCTGGCCGATTTCACGCCGGTTTCGCTGCTGATCCGCGTGCCCAACGTGCTGGTCGTCACGCCCAGCTTCGATAAGGTGCACACGGTCGCCGACCTCATCAAGCTGGACAAGGAAAATCCAGACAAGCCGATCTCCTTCGCCTCGGCCGGTCCGGGTTCGGCGCAGCACCTGGCCGGCGAATTGTTCAACCAACTGGCGGGCACCCATCTGCAGCATATTGCCTACAAAGGCGGCGGCCCGGCCATGATCGACGTGATGGGCGGGCAGGTCCCGGTGATGTTCGCCAGCCTGGGATCGGCCTGGCCGCATATCAAGGACGGAACACTGCGCGCCATCGCCGTGGGCGGCACCACGCGTTCGCCCACGATGCCCGACCTGCCAACCATAGCGCAATCGGGTGTTCCCGGCTTTGCAAGCTATGAGTGGAATGCCGTCTTTGCGCCAGCCGGCACTCCCGCGCCCATCGTGAACCAGTTGTCCCGGGCCTTGGCCCAGACGCTCAAGACCCCTTCGGTCGCGGCAGCACTGACCGGTTTCGGCGCCGAGATCATCGCTTCATCGCCCGCCGATCTGGATAAGTTCCGGCGTGCTGAAATCAAAAAGTGGCAGAAACTGGCCAAGAAAGCGCACATTTCACTGGATTGA
- a CDS encoding DUF2878 domain-containing protein, translating into MKSLANFLGYEAVWFAAVIGAGRGDALPGCISAAVFLAWQIMASDQRAADLRLSGIALLCGLLIDGGLSSLGWLRYAASGLSVPPGAPLWILALWVAFAMTLNHSMAWLRGRPAWACALGLAGGPLAYWGASRGWQSVVFEAPVGRAVVWLAAGWGIALPLLASLAARWSAGDAAPRISHGGAQ; encoded by the coding sequence ATGAAGTCCCTGGCCAATTTCCTCGGCTATGAAGCCGTCTGGTTCGCTGCCGTCATTGGCGCGGGCCGTGGCGATGCACTGCCGGGCTGCATAAGCGCCGCAGTATTCCTGGCGTGGCAGATCATGGCCTCGGACCAGCGTGCCGCGGACCTGCGCCTGTCGGGCATCGCCCTGCTCTGCGGACTGCTGATCGACGGCGGACTGTCGTCGCTGGGCTGGCTGCGCTATGCCGCCTCGGGCCTGTCGGTTCCACCGGGCGCTCCGTTATGGATATTGGCCTTGTGGGTGGCATTTGCCATGACCTTGAACCATTCCATGGCCTGGCTGCGCGGGCGTCCGGCTTGGGCCTGCGCACTGGGCCTGGCAGGCGGACCTCTAGCCTATTGGGGCGCATCGCGCGGCTGGCAGTCCGTGGTCTTCGAAGCGCCGGTGGGCCGTGCCGTGGTCTGGTTGGCTGCCGGATGGGGGATCGCACTGCCCCTGCTGGCCAGCCTGGCCGCGCGGTGGTCTGCCGGCGATGCCGCGCCCCGGATATCCCACGGAGGTGCGCAATGA
- a CDS encoding amidohydrolase, with product MFPTADFGRSGIRCIDTHAHVFTRDLPLADLRRYTPDCDALPWDYLALLDAHGLSRGVLVQPSFLGTDNRYLMQVLGEHPERLRGVAVVDPLIDETQLRDMARAGVTGMRLNLFGLSNPALTRQPWRGLLERVNALDWHVEVHAQAERLPAILPALLDAGCRIVVDHFGRPAAVNDMTPLLRYADTGRVWVKLSAPYRNWADDGSGHAAALQAARELLNVFGAERLMWGSDWPHTEHKDRTCYAATLAWLAEWFTEWLDDPVLLRRVLADTPCVFFKFQ from the coding sequence TTGTTTCCGACTGCCGACTTCGGCCGATCCGGCATCCGCTGTATCGACACGCACGCCCATGTCTTCACGCGCGATCTTCCCTTGGCAGACCTGCGGCGCTACACGCCTGACTGCGACGCCTTGCCATGGGACTACCTGGCCCTGCTGGATGCCCACGGCCTGAGCCGCGGGGTGCTGGTGCAGCCTAGCTTTCTGGGCACCGACAATCGCTACCTGATGCAAGTCCTGGGGGAGCATCCCGAGCGGTTGCGCGGCGTGGCGGTGGTGGATCCGCTGATCGACGAAACGCAATTGCGTGACATGGCGCGGGCCGGCGTCACGGGCATGCGCTTGAATCTGTTCGGGCTGTCCAATCCGGCGCTGACCCGGCAACCCTGGCGCGGTCTGCTCGAGCGCGTCAATGCGCTGGACTGGCACGTTGAAGTCCATGCCCAGGCAGAACGCCTGCCTGCAATTCTGCCGGCCCTGCTCGATGCGGGATGCCGGATCGTGGTCGACCATTTCGGACGTCCCGCCGCAGTCAACGATATGACGCCCTTGTTGCGCTATGCCGACACGGGCCGGGTCTGGGTGAAGCTCTCGGCCCCTTATCGCAACTGGGCCGACGACGGTTCCGGTCACGCGGCCGCGCTGCAGGCTGCGCGTGAGTTGCTGAACGTCTTTGGTGCCGAACGGCTCATGTGGGGTAGCGACTGGCCGCACACCGAGCACAAGGATCGGACCTGCTATGCCGCCACCCTTGCATGGTTGGCCGAGTGGTTTACCGAATGGCTGGACGACCCCGTCCTGCTGCGGCGTGTGTTGGCAGACACGCCTTGCGTTTTTTTCAAATTTCAATAA